In Dromaius novaehollandiae isolate bDroNov1 chromosome 16, bDroNov1.hap1, whole genome shotgun sequence, one genomic interval encodes:
- the SRSF6 gene encoding serine/arginine-rich splicing factor 6, with translation MPRVYIGRLSYHVREKDIQRFFSGYGRLLEVDLKNGYGFVEFEDSRDADDAVYELNGKDLCGERVIVEHARGPRRDRDGYSYSSRSGGGGGYSSRRQSGRDKYGPPVRTEYRLIVENLSSRCSWQDLKDFMRQAGEVTYADAHKERTNEGVIEFRSYSDMKRALDKLDGTEINGRKIRLVEDKPRSSHRRSYSGSRSRSRSRRRSRSRSRRSRSSRSRSRSVSKSRSRSKSRSRSKDRSRSRSKSRKSRSKSKSKPKSDRGSRSHSRSKEKSEKSRSRSRSRSRSPKENGKGDAKSKSRSRSRSHSNSPQQQPSAKARSESPPKRAASRSRSRSRSKSRSRSRSSSRD, from the exons ATGCCGCGCGTGTACATCGGCCGCCTGAGCTACCACGTCCGGGAGAAGGACATCCAGCGCTTCTTCAGCGGCTATGGCCGCCTGCTCGAGGTCGACCTCAAAAACGG TTACGGCTTCGTGGAGTTCGAGGACTCCCGAGACGCCGATGATGCCGTTTACGAACTGAACGGCAAGGATCTGTGTGGGGAGCGGGTGATCGTGGAAcacgcccgcggcccccgccgcgacAGGGACGGATACAGCTACAGTAGTCGCA GTGGGGGTGGTGGCGGATATAGCAGTCGGAGACAATCTGGAAGAGATAAATATGGACCGCCTGTTCGTACAGAGTACAGACTGATTGTTGAAAACCTTTCCAGTCGCTGTAGTTGGCAGGATTTAAAA GATTTCATGAGACAAGCTGGTGAGGTAACCTATGCAGATGCTCACAAAGAACGTACAAATGAAGGAGTAATTGAGTTCCGATCTTACTCGGACATGAAGCGTGCCCTGGACAAACTGGATGGCACAGAGATAAATGGAAGGAAGATCAGGCTGGTTGAAGACAAGCCACGATCAAGCCATAGGCGATCTTACTCTGGCAGCAGGTCCAG GTCACGATCTAGAAGGCGGTCCAGAAGCAGAAGTCGTAGGAGTAGGAGCAGCCGCAGCAGGTCCCGTAGTGTCTCCAAAAGCCGTTCGCG ATCTAAATCCAGGTCACGAAGCAAAGACCGCTCACGTTCCAGATCTAAAAGCAGGAAGTCTAGATCAAAGAGCAAATCGAAACCCAAGTCTGACAGGGGTTCACGCTCCCACAGCAGATCCAAGGAGAAGTCTGAGAAGTCTCggtccaggtccaggtccaggtctCGATCTCCCAAAGAAAATGGTAAAGGAGATGCTAAATCTAAATCCAGGTCAAGGAGTAGGTCTCATTCCAATtctccacagcagcagccatCTGCCAAGGCTCGTTCAGAGTCACCGCCCAAAAGAGCTGCATCGAGGTCCCGCTCCAGATCTCGTTCAAAATCTCGCTCACGATCAAGATCTAGTTCAAGAGATTAA